One window from the genome of Gadus morhua chromosome 16, gadMor3.0, whole genome shotgun sequence encodes:
- the LOC115561391 gene encoding extracellular calcium-sensing receptor-like has protein sequence MHKFGDVILGGIFPINYYTASSEQYFTTEPKDPICYGFDIQGFRQAQTMAFAVDEINRNSKLLPNISLGYSLYDSCVNLGISFHAALSMTSGRGEPFQLNERCYGYPPLLGIVAGSTSTYTIAISSILSLYSLPMVSYFATCSCLSDRRQFPSFFRTIPSDAFQVRGILQILRRFGWTWVGLVISDDDYGRHTAQSFQSDLAKSGGGCLAYLEVLPWGHNVAEIKEIVGRIKKSTSRVVIVFAHPSNMLDLMEEVVKQNVTGLQWIASEAWSTAKVLHTPSYMPFLAGTLGIAIRRGEIPGLRDFLLTIRPDNDTLSTQENTLVKQFWEHIFRCKFVSGWMEMEGQTQERLCTGNELLRNEDTEFLDLSNLRPEYNAYKAVYALAHALHEHLQCVPGSGPFKGQSCARLQGLEPWQLVYYLQRVNFTTDFGDQVSFDANGDVLPIYDVMNWRWISDGSTEVTNVGDVKQMAAKVIDLNLDEDKIFWNFESKKPPRSVCSESCPPGTRMAIKKGEPVCCFDCIPCSDGKISNVTDSTECTSCPEDFWSNIQRDQCVPKSKEFLSYVEPLGISFTTASLFGALLCTIVLGIFTNHRTTPVVRANNSELSFLILLSLKLCFLCSLFFIGKPRLWTCQLRHAAFGISFVLCVSCILVKTMVVLAVFKASKPGGDRGLKWFGVMQQRGTVVFLTLIQAAVCITWLVSSSPAPNENTEYYSDRIVVECLVGSTVGFGVLLGYIGLLAILSFLLAFLARNLPDNFNEAKFITFSTLVFCAVWIAFIPAYINSPGKYADAVEVFAILASSFVLLLALFGPKCYIILLKPEKNTKKALMGRGSPRS, from the exons ATGCACAAGTTTGGGGATGTTATTCTAGGAGGGATCTTTCCGATAAACTATTACACTGCATCTTCTGAACAGTATTTTACTACAGAGCCTAAAGATCCAATCTGTTATGG ctTTGATATTCAAGGTTTCAGACAGGCCCAGACCATGGCCTTTGCTGTGGATGAAATTAACAGAAACTCCAAACTGCTTCCTAATATATCGTTGGGATACAGCTTATATGATAGCTGTGTCAATCTAGGGATCTCATTCCATGCAGCTCTGTCTATGACCAGTGGCAGAGGAGAGccgtttcaattaaatgagCGCTGTTACGGGTATCCTCCGCTGTTGGGTATTGTGGCAGGATCTACTTCAACGTATACTATTGCCATTTCTAGTATCCTAAGCTTGTACAGTTTACCAATG GTCAGTTATTTTGCCACATGTTCTTGTCTGAGTGACAGGAGGCAGTTCCCATCATTCTTTAGAACTATTCCAAGTGATGCATTTCAG GTGCGAGGTATTCTCCAGATTCTGAGGAGGTTTGGCTGGACCTGGGTTGGTCTTGTGATCAGTGATGACGACTACGGTCGCCACACGGCCCAATCATTCCAGTCAGACCTGGCCAAGTCTGGTGGAGGCTGTCTGGCTTATCTAGAGGTTCTGCCCTGGGGACACAATGTTGCTGAAATAAAGGAGATTGTtggcagaataaagaaatcCACATCCCGTGTGGTTATTGTTTTTGCACATCCAAGCAACATGCTTGATCTCATGGAAGAG GTTGTAAAACAAAATGTGACCGGCCTACAATGGATTGCCAGTGAAGCCTGGAGTACAGCCAAAGTGCTCCATACTCCCAGCTACATGCCTTTTCTTGCAGGCACTCTGGGCATTGCCATCCGCCGGGGGGAAATACCAGGACTCAGGGACTTCCTATTGACCATACGCCCAGACAATGACACACTCAGCACCCAGGAAAACACCTTA GTGAAGCAGTTTTGGGAGCACATATTTCGGTGTAAATTTGTATCTGGTTGGATGGAGATGGAAGGTCAGACTCAAGAACGACTATGTACAGGGAATGAGCTTCTAAGGAATGAAGATACTGAATTCTTGGACCTGTCTAACCTCAGGCCAGAGTATAATGCGTACAAAGCTGTATATGCGCTAGCACATGCCCTACATGAACATCTGCAGTGTGTTCCAGGGAGTGGGCCTTTCAAAGGGCAAAGCTGTGCCCGTTTGCAGGGACTAGAGCCATGGCAG CTTGTATATTATTTGCAAAGAGTCAATTTCACTACAGATTTTGGGGATCAAGTGTCATTTGATGCGAATGGTGATGTTTTACCAATCTATGATGTGATGAACTGGAGGTGGATCTCAGACGGAAGCACAGAGGTTACAAATGTGGGAGACGTTAAACAAATGGCTGCAAAAGTCATTGATCTTAACCTTGATGAAGACAAAATCTTTTGGAATTTTGAATCAAAAAAG CCTCCCAGGTCAGTGTGTAGTGAGAGCTGTCCCCCAGGCACTCGCATGGCCATAAAGAAAGGTGAACCTGTCTGCTGCTTTGACTGCATCCCCTGTTCAGATGGAAAAATAAGCAACGTGACAG ATTCAACCGAATGTACAAGCTGTCCAGAGGATTTTTGGTCCAACATCCAGCGGGATCAATGTGTCCCCAAAAGCAAGGAATTTCTTTCCTATGTTGAACCCTTGGGAATCTCCTTCACAACAGCATCATTATTTGGAGCACTCTTATGCACCATTGTTTTGGGAATATTCACCAATCATCGGACCACGCCAGTGGTTAGGGCTAACAACTCAGAGCTTAGCTTCCTCATTCTGCTGTCACTCAAATTATGCTTTTTGTGTtccttgtttttcattggtaAACCAAGGCTGTGGACTTGCCAGTTGAGGCATGCAGCATTTGGGATCAgctttgttctgtgtgtttcGTGTATCCTGGTGAAGACCATGGTAGTTCTGGCAGTATTCAAGGCCTCCAAACCAGGTGGTGACCGTGGCCTGAAGTGGTTTGGAGTAATGCAACAGAGAGGGACTGTTGTATTTCTGACTTTAATACAAGCAGCAGTTTGTATAACATGGCTTGTGTCTTCCTCACCAGCTCCTAATGAAAACACAGAGTACTACAGCGACAGGATAGTAGTTGAGTGTCTAGTGGGGTCCACAGTAGGATTTGGAGTATTACTGGGCTATATTGGCTTACTGGCTATTCTCAGTTTCCTGCTTGCATTCTTGGCACGAAATCTACCAGATAACTTCAATGAGGCCAAGTTTATCACCTTCAGCACGCTGGTCTTCTGTGCTGTTTGGATAGCCTTTATCCCAGCTTATATTAACTCCCCTGGTAAATATGCCGATGCTGTAGAGGTATTTGCCATTCTAGCTTCTAGTTTTGTGCTGTTACTGGCCCTATTTGGACCAAAGTGTTACATTATTCTCCTTAAGcctgagaaaaacacaaaaaaagcttTAATGGGACGAGGCTCACCAAGATCATAG